A window from Vibrio cortegadensis encodes these proteins:
- a CDS encoding efflux RND transporter periplasmic adaptor subunit: MKKNTIVALFAISVVAFSSVSNAKRPSTGGRTVAVVAQTVSQHDISQSLSLIGKLEAKQSVVISPEVSGKVEQIAIYANQKVKQGQLLVQLNDDKASAAVKEANAYLKDEQRKLKEFERLVKRNAITQTEIDAQKTNVDIAQARLEAANANLRDLHISAPFSGTVGFVDFSLGKMVSVGSDLITLDNLSLMQLDLQVPERYLSKLSTGMKVIATSQAWGDQSFAGEVVGIDSRINQETLNLRVRIEFANPESKLKPGMLMAATIDFPAISAPIIPVQALQYSGTKRYVYIIDDQNKAHRQEVLLGARVGNEVVIEKGLEIGQNIVVQGLVNMRNGVAIKLVNAAGEPVEKNDASAMISNEPASSVHAEKEQQ, encoded by the coding sequence ATGAAAAAAAATACAATAGTGGCGCTCTTCGCCATTTCAGTTGTTGCATTTAGTTCGGTTTCTAACGCTAAGCGTCCATCTACAGGAGGGAGAACGGTAGCCGTTGTTGCTCAAACTGTTTCTCAGCACGATATATCTCAATCGCTTTCACTGATTGGAAAACTTGAGGCCAAACAATCTGTGGTCATTTCTCCTGAAGTTTCAGGAAAAGTAGAGCAAATTGCGATTTACGCAAATCAGAAAGTGAAACAGGGCCAGTTATTGGTTCAGTTAAATGATGACAAAGCGAGTGCCGCGGTTAAAGAGGCGAACGCTTATTTAAAAGATGAGCAGCGTAAACTGAAAGAGTTTGAACGTTTGGTGAAGCGAAATGCGATTACTCAAACGGAAATTGATGCACAAAAAACCAATGTTGATATTGCTCAAGCTCGTTTAGAAGCGGCAAACGCAAATTTACGCGATTTACACATCAGTGCGCCATTTTCTGGCACTGTCGGCTTTGTTGATTTCAGCCTCGGTAAAATGGTAAGCGTCGGGAGTGACCTGATAACATTGGATAACCTTTCTCTGATGCAGCTCGATTTACAAGTGCCTGAACGTTACTTATCTAAGCTATCAACTGGTATGAAAGTGATCGCGACGAGCCAAGCGTGGGGCGATCAGTCTTTTGCTGGTGAAGTGGTTGGGATTGATTCTCGTATTAACCAAGAAACACTTAACCTGCGCGTACGAATCGAATTTGCTAATCCGGAGAGTAAACTCAAACCGGGCATGCTAATGGCGGCAACAATTGATTTCCCAGCAATCAGTGCTCCTATTATCCCAGTGCAAGCATTGCAGTACTCGGGCACTAAGCGATATGTATACATTATTGATGACCAGAATAAAGCTCATCGTCAAGAAGTGCTTCTAGGTGCTCGCGTAGGTAATGAAGTCGTTATCGAGAAAGGATTAGAGATCGGGCAAAACATTGTTGTTCAAGGCTTGGTTAATATGCGTAATGGCGTTGCGATTAAACTGGTTAATGCTGCCGGAGAGCCTGTTGAAAAAAATGATGCATCTGCAATGATCAGCAACGAACCGGCTTCAAGTGTTCATGCTGAGAAGGAACAACAATAA
- the yfbV gene encoding terminus macrodomain insulation protein YfbV — protein MNNKVGLAHSLKDGQAYMDIWPVRKELNPIFPEQRIIKATKFGIKVMPAIAAISVLTQMVFQNGQAMPQAIVVALFAISLPLQGMWWLGNRSKTQLPPALAGWYRELHQKIIETGCALEPMKAKPRYKELAIILNRAFRQLDKSSLERWF, from the coding sequence ATGAACAACAAAGTCGGATTAGCGCATAGCTTAAAAGATGGCCAAGCTTACATGGATATTTGGCCTGTTCGTAAAGAACTGAACCCTATTTTTCCAGAGCAACGTATTATTAAAGCGACAAAATTTGGCATCAAAGTGATGCCTGCGATTGCTGCGATCAGTGTTTTAACTCAAATGGTTTTTCAAAATGGCCAAGCGATGCCACAAGCTATTGTAGTGGCGCTGTTTGCGATCAGTTTACCGCTGCAAGGTATGTGGTGGTTGGGCAATCGTTCAAAAACACAATTACCCCCAGCACTGGCTGGTTGGTATAGAGAGCTTCATCAAAAAATTATTGAAACAGGGTGTGCCTTAGAGCCAATGAAAGCTAAGCCTCGCTATAAAGAGTTGGCGATCATACTTAACCGTGCATTTAGACAGCTAGATAAATCATCTCTAGAGCGTTGGTTTTAA
- a CDS encoding acetate kinase: MSKLVLVLNCGSSSLKFAVVDAVSGDEHLTGLAECLHLPEARIKWKLDGKHEAQLGNGAAHEEALAFMVETILASKPELSENLAAIGHRVVHGGENFTSSALITDEVIKGIEDAATFAPLHNPAHLIGIKAAQKSFPALKNVAVFDTAFHTTMPEEAYLYALPYNLYTDHGIRRYGAHGTSHLFITRECATLLDKPIEEVNIINCHLGNGASVCAVKNGQSVDTSMGLTPLEGLVMGTRCGDLDPAVMFHLHDKLGMSVDEINTMFTKESGLQGLTQVTSDCRFVEDNYGEKEEATRAMDVFCHRLAKYVASYTATLEGRLDAIVFTGGIGENSAPIREMVLNRLAFFGIEVDSAANLKARFGGEGTITTENSRVPAMVISTNEELVIAEDTAELAGL; the protein is encoded by the coding sequence ATGTCTAAGCTGGTTTTAGTTTTAAACTGTGGTAGTTCTTCTCTTAAATTTGCTGTAGTTGACGCAGTATCTGGTGACGAGCATCTAACAGGTCTTGCAGAATGTCTGCATCTTCCTGAAGCTCGTATCAAGTGGAAACTTGATGGTAAACACGAAGCTCAACTAGGTAATGGCGCAGCACACGAAGAAGCACTAGCCTTCATGGTAGAAACTATTCTTGCTTCTAAGCCAGAACTTTCTGAAAACCTTGCAGCAATCGGTCACCGTGTTGTGCATGGTGGTGAAAACTTTACTTCATCAGCACTAATCACTGATGAAGTAATTAAAGGTATCGAAGATGCAGCGACTTTCGCTCCTCTTCACAACCCTGCGCACCTTATCGGTATTAAAGCAGCTCAAAAATCATTCCCAGCACTAAAAAACGTTGCTGTATTTGATACTGCTTTCCACACGACAATGCCAGAAGAAGCTTACCTATACGCGCTTCCATACAACCTATACACAGATCACGGTATTCGTCGTTACGGTGCACATGGTACATCTCACCTATTTATTACTCGTGAGTGTGCCACGCTTCTAGACAAACCTATTGAAGAAGTTAACATCATTAACTGTCACCTAGGTAACGGCGCATCTGTTTGTGCAGTCAAGAATGGCCAATCTGTAGATACTTCTATGGGCCTTACTCCTCTTGAAGGTCTTGTAATGGGTACTCGCTGTGGCGACCTTGACCCTGCTGTTATGTTCCACCTACATGACAAACTAGGCATGAGCGTTGATGAAATCAACACAATGTTCACTAAAGAGTCTGGCCTACAAGGTCTAACTCAAGTAACTTCTGACTGTCGTTTCGTTGAAGACAACTACGGCGAGAAAGAAGAAGCTACTCGTGCAATGGACGTATTCTGTCACCGTCTAGCTAAATACGTTGCAAGCTACACTGCAACTCTAGAAGGTCGTCTTGACGCTATCGTATTCACTGGTGGCATCGGTGAAAACTCAGCGCCAATCCGTGAAATGGTTCTTAACCGTCTTGCATTCTTCGGTATCGAAGTAGATAGCGCAGCTAACCTTAAAGCTCGTTTCGGCGGCGAAGGTACTATCACGACTGAAAACAGCCGTGTACCAGCAATGGTTATCTCTACTAATGAAGAGCTAGTAATTGCAGAAGATACAGCTGAACTAGCAGGTCTTTAA
- the pta gene encoding phosphate acetyltransferase, with protein MSRTIMLIPTSAGVGLTSVSMGVLRAMERKGVSVSFYKPIAQPRSGGDQPDLTSTIISTNSDIKIGEPIAMTKAEALIGSEKMDVLLESVVAQYNNINKDAEVTLIEGLVPTRKHPFANQVNAEIAKTLGAEIVFVATPGTDNPTQLKERIEVACSNFGGTKNKNIKGVIINKLNAPVDDAGRTRPDLSEIFDDADSDQQANLEVMQIFNSSPIRVLGCVPWSIDLIATRAVDMAKHLNAEIINEGEIATRRIKSITFCARSLPHMIEHFKPGSLLVTSADRPDVIVAAALAAKNGVEIGAILLTGGYDIPESIANLCAPAFATGLPIFKAQGNTWQTSLNLQSFNLEVPADDKERIEFVNDHVASHIDGPWIDSLSEGTQGIRRLSPPAFRYQLTEFARKAAKRIVLPEGDEPRTVKAASICAERGIATCVLLGNPEEIRRVAAQQGVELGAGVEIIDSASVRENYVARLVELRGAKGMTEVVAREKLEDSVFLGTMMLEAGEVDGLVSGAVHTTANTIVPPFQIIKTAPDASIVSSIFFMLLPDQVLVYGDCAINPDPTAEQLAEIAIQSADSAAAFGIDPRVAMISYSTGESGKGADVDKVREATKLAQEKRPDLVIDGPLQYDAAIMENVAASKAPNSPVAGKATVFVFPDLNTGNTTYKAVQRSADLVSIGPMLQGMRKPVNDLSRGALVDDIVYTVALTAIQADQAAQAEEKVVN; from the coding sequence ATGTCCCGTACTATTATGCTTATCCCTACAAGCGCTGGTGTTGGTCTTACTAGTGTAAGCATGGGTGTTCTTCGCGCGATGGAGCGCAAAGGCGTAAGTGTTTCGTTTTACAAGCCAATCGCTCAACCTCGTAGCGGTGGCGATCAACCAGATCTAACATCAACTATCATTAGCACAAACAGCGACATCAAGATTGGTGAACCAATCGCGATGACTAAAGCTGAAGCGTTGATCGGTAGTGAAAAAATGGATGTACTTCTTGAGTCTGTTGTTGCGCAATACAACAATATCAACAAAGATGCAGAAGTAACGCTAATCGAAGGTCTAGTTCCTACTCGTAAGCACCCATTTGCTAACCAAGTGAACGCGGAAATCGCGAAAACACTTGGCGCGGAGATCGTATTCGTTGCGACTCCTGGTACTGACAACCCTACGCAACTTAAAGAGCGTATCGAAGTAGCATGTTCTAACTTCGGCGGTACTAAGAACAAAAACATTAAAGGCGTAATCATTAACAAGCTAAACGCTCCTGTTGATGATGCTGGCCGTACTCGCCCTGACCTATCTGAAATCTTTGACGATGCAGATAGCGATCAGCAAGCGAACCTTGAAGTGATGCAGATCTTCAACTCTAGCCCTATCCGTGTTCTTGGCTGCGTGCCATGGAGCATCGATCTAATCGCAACTCGTGCGGTTGATATGGCTAAGCACCTTAACGCTGAAATCATCAACGAAGGTGAAATTGCAACTCGTCGTATTAAGAGCATCACTTTCTGTGCACGTTCTCTACCGCACATGATCGAGCACTTCAAACCAGGTTCACTGCTAGTAACATCTGCAGACCGCCCTGACGTTATCGTTGCTGCAGCTCTTGCTGCGAAAAACGGTGTTGAAATTGGCGCAATTCTACTAACTGGCGGTTACGATATCCCAGAAAGCATTGCTAACCTTTGTGCACCTGCATTTGCGACAGGCCTTCCGATCTTCAAAGCGCAAGGTAACACTTGGCAGACGTCTCTTAACCTACAGAGCTTCAACCTAGAAGTACCTGCAGACGATAAAGAGCGTATCGAGTTCGTTAACGATCACGTTGCAAGCCACATTGATGGCCCTTGGATTGATTCTCTATCTGAAGGCACTCAAGGTATCCGTCGTCTAAGCCCACCAGCATTCCGTTACCAACTAACAGAATTTGCTCGTAAAGCGGCTAAGCGCATCGTTCTTCCTGAAGGTGATGAGCCACGTACTGTTAAAGCGGCTTCTATCTGTGCTGAGCGCGGAATCGCAACTTGTGTACTTCTTGGTAATCCTGAAGAAATCCGTCGCGTTGCTGCACAGCAAGGTGTTGAGCTTGGTGCTGGCGTTGAGATCATCGATTCTGCATCAGTTCGCGAAAACTACGTAGCTCGCCTAGTAGAACTTCGTGGCGCTAAAGGTATGACTGAGGTTGTAGCTCGTGAGAAGCTAGAAGATTCAGTATTCCTAGGCACGATGATGCTTGAAGCTGGTGAAGTTGACGGCCTAGTTTCTGGTGCTGTTCACACAACGGCGAACACAATCGTTCCTCCGTTCCAGATCATCAAGACTGCTCCTGATGCTTCTATCGTATCTTCAATCTTCTTCATGCTTCTGCCTGATCAAGTGCTTGTATACGGTGACTGTGCGATCAACCCAGATCCAACAGCTGAACAGCTTGCTGAAATCGCTATCCAATCTGCAGATTCTGCTGCGGCATTCGGTATCGACCCACGCGTTGCTATGATCTCTTACTCTACTGGTGAATCTGGTAAAGGTGCCGACGTAGATAAAGTACGTGAAGCAACCAAACTTGCTCAAGAGAAACGTCCTGATCTCGTGATCGACGGTCCTCTACAGTACGACGCAGCAATCATGGAAAACGTAGCCGCTTCTAAAGCGCCTAACTCTCCAGTTGCAGGTAAAGCGACAGTATTCGTATTCCCTGACCTAAACACGGGTAACACGACTTACAAAGCGGTACAGCGTTCAGCAGACCTAGTGTCTATCGGTCCAATGCTTCAAGGTATGCGCAAGCCAGTCAATGACTTGTCTCGTGGCGCTCTAGTAGACGACATCGTTTACACTGTAGCTCTAACGGCTATCCAAGCAGACCAAGCAGCTCAAGCTGAAGAAAAAGTAGTTAACTAA
- a CDS encoding phosphatase PAP2 family protein translates to MAQASKSPVINTIKSDLCEVLNLLRKDREIYGLIAVIVTSVSLLARFSGYDNQISLTAYTSIIPLILGLTISIVSVFYFFLLLIRRETHPLKCFWLKFKLCYQFRAKIISVFMLLTALSTFISSYSTIKAMIPLLHSFSFDILFYEIDLWMFWGHNPWELFYLVFNHPYVTAFICLSYNIWFFVLWGTLCYFLLSPTSSNRSRYLVSWILCWFLLGSVLAMLLSSSGPVFMERLNPEHQQYVGLMELLQSHNLWLKEQGSPVLIWALNTQDVLWESYITGKDTLGSGISAMPSMHVSMAVLMALGMYSVNKRIGLIFWVYALVIYIGSFTLAWHYAIDGLVSAPLTILIWYLVGKRYPTKPVIES, encoded by the coding sequence TTGGCTCAGGCTTCAAAATCTCCTGTTATTAATACAATTAAATCTGATCTTTGTGAGGTTCTTAATTTATTGAGAAAAGATCGTGAAATATATGGTTTGATAGCAGTGATAGTAACCTCAGTCAGTTTACTTGCCAGATTTAGTGGGTACGATAATCAAATTAGTTTAACGGCATATACTTCAATTATTCCGTTAATTCTGGGGTTAACGATCTCCATAGTGTCTGTCTTTTACTTTTTCTTATTACTTATTCGTCGTGAAACTCATCCTTTAAAATGTTTTTGGCTCAAATTTAAGTTGTGCTATCAATTTCGGGCAAAAATCATTTCTGTCTTTATGTTACTGACAGCTCTGAGTACTTTCATTTCCAGCTACTCAACAATTAAAGCGATGATTCCGTTATTACATTCTTTTTCATTTGACATCCTATTCTATGAAATTGATTTGTGGATGTTTTGGGGTCATAACCCTTGGGAATTATTTTACCTTGTATTTAATCACCCTTATGTAACTGCATTCATATGTTTAAGTTATAACATTTGGTTTTTTGTTCTATGGGGTACTTTATGCTATTTCCTTTTATCTCCAACTAGCTCTAATCGGTCACGTTATCTTGTTAGTTGGATATTATGCTGGTTTTTGTTAGGCAGTGTATTAGCAATGCTACTATCTTCCTCCGGGCCAGTATTCATGGAGCGTTTGAACCCAGAGCATCAGCAATATGTTGGTCTGATGGAGTTATTACAATCACACAATTTGTGGCTAAAAGAACAAGGTTCTCCAGTTCTTATATGGGCTTTAAATACTCAAGATGTTTTGTGGGAATCATATATAACAGGAAAAGATACTCTAGGTAGTGGAATCTCCGCAATGCCGAGTATGCATGTCTCTATGGCTGTTTTGATGGCATTAGGAATGTATTCGGTAAATAAAAGAATTGGACTGATTTTCTGGGTATATGCTCTGGTTATTTATATTGGTTCTTTTACATTGGCTTGGCATTATGCCATTGATGGTCTGGTGAGTGCGCCACTTACTATTTTGATCTGGTATCTAGTTGGGAAAAGGTATCCGACTAAACCTGTCATTGAATCGTAA
- a CDS encoding glutathione S-transferase family protein: MGKLVEGVWHDVWYDTKSSGGKFVREDAGFRHWIENKVGEPFQPESGRYHLYVSLACPWAHRTLIFRELKDLTEHIDVTVVCPDMMSGGWKMGLPEPLFGHIYMHQIYTQAKPGYSGRVTVPVLWDKKTNTIVSNESSEIIRMFNSEFNELTGNTDDYYPMALTKKIDEWNDYIYPNINNGVYKCGFATTQDAYEEAYDALFEALDKVDAHLSEHRYLAGSEITEADWRLFTTLVRFDAVYVGHFKCNKQRISDYAHIQGYLKELYQVKGIKETTDFYHIKRHYYYSHTGINPTQVVPKGPLLDLDSDHGRSCCL; the protein is encoded by the coding sequence ATGGGTAAGTTAGTGGAAGGTGTTTGGCACGATGTTTGGTACGACACAAAATCAAGTGGCGGTAAATTTGTTCGCGAAGATGCGGGTTTTCGTCATTGGATAGAGAATAAAGTCGGTGAACCATTTCAGCCAGAAAGTGGGCGGTATCATCTATATGTATCATTAGCTTGCCCGTGGGCACATCGGACTCTGATTTTCCGTGAACTTAAAGATCTTACCGAGCATATTGATGTGACGGTGGTCTGCCCGGATATGATGAGCGGGGGATGGAAAATGGGCTTGCCTGAGCCTTTGTTTGGTCATATCTATATGCATCAAATCTATACTCAAGCCAAGCCTGGTTACTCAGGACGAGTAACGGTTCCTGTATTATGGGACAAGAAAACCAATACTATTGTGAGTAATGAGTCCTCTGAAATTATCCGTATGTTCAACTCGGAATTTAATGAATTAACGGGCAACACGGATGATTACTATCCTATGGCACTGACGAAGAAAATTGATGAATGGAATGATTATATTTATCCAAATATTAATAATGGCGTTTATAAGTGTGGATTTGCTACCACTCAAGATGCTTATGAAGAGGCTTACGACGCGTTATTTGAGGCGTTAGACAAAGTAGATGCACATCTTAGTGAGCACCGTTATTTAGCGGGGAGCGAGATTACAGAAGCGGATTGGAGATTGTTTACCACTCTAGTTAGATTCGATGCGGTGTATGTCGGCCATTTCAAGTGTAACAAGCAGAGAATTTCAGATTACGCCCATATTCAGGGTTACTTAAAAGAGCTATACCAAGTTAAAGGCATCAAAGAGACGACCGATTTCTACCATATCAAGCGTCACTACTATTATAGCCATACAGGGATCAACCCAACACAAGTGGTACCGAAAGGGCCTTTACTTGATTTGGATAGTGACCATGGGAGATCTTGTTGTCTGTAG
- the oppF gene encoding murein tripeptide/oligopeptide ABC transporter ATP binding protein OppF, whose amino-acid sequence MSVDNKELLLDIKNLKVHFSIASKSAWPWSKPSNLKAVDGVDVRLYEGETLGVVGESGCGKSTFARAIIGLVEATEGEVMWLGQDLTRMQSVQRRETRKEIQMIFQDPLASLNPRMSVGAIIAEPLETFYPELSKQEVKDRVKEMMAKVGLLPNVINRYPHEFSGGQCQRIGIARALILKPKMIICDEPVSALDVSIQAQVVNLLKELQKELGLSLVFIAHDLSVVKHISDRVLVMYLGNAVELGESDALFADPKHPYTRALMSAVPIPDPRLERNKKIEMLEGDLPSPINPPSGCVFRTRCPIATEACAKQKPAIKGSDRHAVSCLMVDA is encoded by the coding sequence ATGAGTGTAGATAATAAAGAACTATTACTGGATATTAAGAATCTTAAAGTCCACTTTAGCATTGCTTCAAAATCTGCGTGGCCATGGTCTAAGCCTTCTAACTTAAAAGCGGTTGATGGTGTCGATGTTCGTTTATATGAAGGTGAAACTCTTGGTGTAGTGGGCGAATCTGGCTGTGGTAAATCAACATTTGCTCGTGCCATTATCGGTTTAGTTGAAGCGACTGAAGGTGAAGTAATGTGGTTAGGTCAAGACCTGACTCGCATGCAATCAGTACAACGCCGTGAGACTCGTAAAGAGATCCAGATGATTTTCCAGGATCCACTAGCGTCACTGAACCCAAGAATGTCAGTGGGTGCGATCATTGCTGAGCCGCTAGAAACTTTTTATCCAGAACTTTCAAAGCAAGAAGTGAAAGATCGCGTTAAAGAGATGATGGCTAAAGTTGGTTTGCTACCAAACGTAATTAACCGTTACCCGCATGAATTCTCTGGTGGTCAGTGTCAGCGTATTGGTATCGCTCGTGCGTTGATCCTTAAACCTAAGATGATCATCTGTGATGAACCAGTATCAGCACTGGACGTATCGATTCAAGCACAAGTTGTTAACCTTCTGAAAGAATTGCAAAAAGAGTTAGGCTTAAGTCTTGTCTTTATTGCTCACGACCTTTCGGTTGTTAAACACATCTCAGACCGTGTTTTGGTCATGTATTTAGGTAACGCTGTTGAGTTAGGAGAATCGGATGCGTTGTTTGCAGATCCTAAACACCCTTATACGCGTGCGCTTATGTCTGCGGTACCAATTCCAGATCCAAGACTTGAACGTAACAAGAAAATCGAAATGTTAGAAGGTGATTTACCTTCGCCAATTAATCCTCCGTCTGGTTGTGTTTTCCGTACTCGTTGCCCAATTGCAACAGAGGCATGTGCGAAGCAGAAACCAGCAATTAAAGGATCGGATAGACATGCAGTTTCTTGTTTGATGGTCGATGCTTAA
- the oppD gene encoding ABC transporter ATP-binding protein — protein MSLLDVQDLRVEFTTQDGIVTAVNDLNFSLEQGETLGIVGESGSGKSQTVFAIMGLLAKNGIISGSAKFEGNEILNLPEKALNKVRAEQIAMIFQDPMTSLNPYMKVSDQLMEVLMLHKGMGKAEAFEESVRMLEAVKIPEARKRITMYPHEFSGGMRQRVMIAMALLCRPKLLIADEPTTALDVTIQAQIMDLLNELKSEFNTAIIMITHDLGVVAGSCDKVLVMYAGRTMEYGTVDEIFYEPSHPYAEGLLKAIPRLDTEGEILPTIPGNPPNLLRLPPGCPYQERCHRVMDRCKQEAPILQPFGTDRQRACFSDWETWKK, from the coding sequence ATGAGCTTATTAGATGTCCAAGACCTGCGCGTCGAATTTACCACGCAAGATGGTATCGTAACCGCAGTTAACGATTTGAATTTCTCACTAGAGCAGGGCGAAACCCTTGGTATTGTTGGTGAGTCAGGTTCAGGTAAATCTCAAACTGTATTCGCAATTATGGGACTACTGGCTAAGAACGGTATTATCTCTGGTAGCGCAAAGTTTGAAGGTAACGAAATACTGAACCTACCTGAAAAAGCATTGAACAAAGTTCGTGCTGAACAGATTGCAATGATCTTCCAAGATCCAATGACTTCACTGAACCCATACATGAAAGTAAGCGATCAGCTTATGGAAGTACTGATGCTGCATAAAGGCATGGGTAAGGCGGAAGCATTTGAAGAATCAGTACGTATGCTTGAAGCGGTTAAGATCCCTGAAGCACGCAAGCGTATTACGATGTACCCGCATGAATTTTCAGGCGGCATGCGTCAACGTGTAATGATCGCAATGGCACTATTGTGTCGCCCTAAGCTGCTGATTGCTGATGAACCAACAACCGCACTTGATGTAACGATTCAAGCGCAGATTATGGATTTGTTGAATGAACTGAAATCTGAGTTCAATACCGCAATCATCATGATCACTCACGATTTAGGCGTCGTTGCTGGCTCATGTGACAAGGTTCTTGTTATGTATGCTGGTCGTACTATGGAATATGGCACCGTTGATGAAATTTTCTACGAGCCTAGTCACCCATATGCTGAAGGTCTACTGAAAGCGATTCCTCGTCTGGATACAGAAGGTGAAATTTTACCGACAATTCCAGGTAACCCACCGAACTTACTTCGTCTACCACCAGGCTGCCCTTATCAAGAGCGTTGCCACCGCGTAATGGACCGTTGTAAGCAAGAAGCACCTATCCTTCAGCCATTTGGTACTGATCGTCAGCGTGCATGTTTTTCTGACTGGGAGACTTGGAAAAAATGA
- the oppC gene encoding oligopeptide ABC transporter permease OppC, producing MITKKDNIDALEKFSENLEIEGRSLWQDARIRFMRNKAAMVSLFVLTIISLAVIFAPMLSQYAFDDTDWYAMHAAPSSEHLFGTDSLGRDLFVRTLIGGRISLMVGVMGALVAVLIGTVYGAASGFIGGKVDRAMMRVLEILYSIPFMFLVIVLVTFFGRNIFLIFVAIGAIAWLDMARIVRGQTLSLRSKEFIEAAHVSGVSTWNIIKRHIIPNVLGIVAVYSTLLVPSMILTESFLSFLGLGVQEPMTSWGALLQEGSQTMEVAIWQLTFPAIFMIVTLFCFNYIGDGLRDALDPKDR from the coding sequence ATGATTACTAAAAAAGATAATATAGATGCGCTGGAAAAGTTCTCTGAAAACTTAGAGATCGAAGGGCGTAGTCTTTGGCAAGATGCACGAATTCGCTTTATGCGTAATAAAGCAGCAATGGTGAGCTTGTTTGTTCTAACTATAATTTCACTAGCGGTAATTTTTGCTCCAATGTTGAGCCAATATGCTTTCGATGATACGGACTGGTATGCAATGCATGCAGCACCGTCATCGGAACATCTATTTGGTACCGATAGCCTAGGCCGTGATTTATTCGTGCGTACCTTAATCGGTGGTCGAATCTCACTTATGGTTGGTGTTATGGGCGCACTGGTTGCAGTATTAATTGGTACTGTTTACGGTGCAGCTTCTGGCTTTATTGGTGGCAAGGTTGACCGCGCGATGATGCGTGTTCTTGAAATTTTGTACTCAATTCCATTCATGTTCCTTGTGATTGTATTAGTAACCTTCTTTGGTCGTAATATTTTCCTAATCTTCGTTGCTATTGGTGCAATTGCTTGGCTGGATATGGCTCGTATTGTACGTGGTCAAACGCTAAGTTTACGTAGTAAAGAGTTTATCGAAGCGGCACATGTTTCTGGTGTAAGTACTTGGAATATTATCAAGCGCCACATCATTCCAAATGTATTAGGGATTGTAGCGGTTTACTCAACGCTTCTCGTTCCAAGCATGATTTTAACTGAATCTTTCCTGAGTTTCCTTGGTCTAGGTGTTCAAGAACCTATGACAAGTTGGGGCGCTCTACTTCAAGAAGGCTCACAAACAATGGAAGTTGCTATTTGGCAATTAACATTCCCAGCGATATTTATGATTGTGACACTATTTTGTTTCAACTATATCGGTGATGGCCTGCGTGATGCGCTAGATCCAAAAGACAGATAA